One stretch of Prunus persica cultivar Lovell chromosome G1, Prunus_persica_NCBIv2, whole genome shotgun sequence DNA includes these proteins:
- the LOC18789360 gene encoding (R)-mandelonitrile lyase 2, with translation MVKSTMSAILVLVLHLFVLHLQYSEIHSLANTSAHDFSYLEIVYDANDTELEGTYDYIIVGGGTAGCPLAATLSANYSVLVLERGTLPTEYPNLLTSDGFIYNLQQEDDGQTPVERFVSGDGIDNVRGRVLGGTSMINAGVYVRANTSFFNQTGIEWDMDLVNKTYDWVEDTIVFKPDFQFWQNLTRTAFLEVGILPDNGFSLDHIEGTRLTGSTFDNNGTRHASDELLNKGDPNNLRVAVHAAVEKIIFSSNSSGVTAIGVIYTDSNGTTHQAFVRGEGEVILSAGPIGSPQLLLLSGVGPESYLTSLNISVVASHPYVGQYIYDNPRNFINILPPNPIEPSTVTVLGITSDFYQCSLSSLPFSIAPFSFFPNPTYPLPKTTFAHIVNKVPGPLSYGTVTLQSTSDVRVAPNVKFNYYSNSTDLAHCVSGMKKIGEFLSSDALKPYKVEDLPGIEGFDILGIPLPEDQTDDAAFETFCQVAVASYWHYHGGCLVGEVLDDDFRVTGINALRVVDGSTFPSTPASHPQGFYLMLGRYVGSKILQERLASE, from the exons ATGGTGAAATCAACAATGTCAGCTATACTAGTATTGGTGCTGCACCTTTttgttcttcatcttcaataTTCAGAGATTCATTCGCTTGCCAATACCTCTGCTCATG ATTTTAGCTACTTGGAAATTGTTTACGATGCCAATGACACAGAGTTGGAAGGAACATACGACTACATTATCGTTGGTGGAGGAACAGCAGGGTGTCCATTGGCAGCAACTTTGTCAGCAAACTACTCGGTGCTTGTTCTGGAAAGGGGCACTCTTCCTACAGAATATCCAAACCTGTTGACTTCAGATGGGTTTATATATAATCTGCAGCAAGAAGATGATGGACAGACACCAGTCGAAAGGTTCGTATCTGGAGATGGTATTGACAATGTAAGAGGGAGGGTCCTCGGTGGCACGAGCATGATCAATGCCGGGGTCTACGTAAGAGCTAACACCTCGTTCTTTAATCAAACAGGGATTGAATGGGACATGGATTTGGTTAATAAGACATATGACTGGGTTGAAGACACTATTGTGTTCAAGCCGGATTTCCAATTTTGGCAAAATCTTACACGAACTGCGTTCTTGGAGGTTGGTATTCTTCCAGACAATGGATTTAGTTTGGATCACATAGAAGGAACTAGACTCACCGGCTCAACTTTCGACAATAATGGAACCAGACATGCATCTGATGAACTGCTTAATAAAGGAGATCCAAACAACTTGCGAGTTGCAGTTCATGCCGCAGTAGAGAAGATCATCTTCTCTTCCAATTCATCAG GTGTGACAGCTATAGGAGTTATATATACTGATTCGAACGGAACGACTCATCAGGCATTTGTACGTGGTGAGGGAGAAGTTATATTGAGTGCAGGGCCAATTGGGTCCCCTCAACTTCTACTACTTAGTGGTGTTGGCCCAGAGTCTTACCTAACATCTCTCAACATTTCAGTTGTTGCTTCCCATCCATACGTCGGGCAGTATATATATGACAATCCTCGTAATTTCATTAACATTTTGCCCCCAAATCCAATAGAACCCTCAACTGTCACCGTTCTAGGCATTACAAGCGACTTCTACCAATGTTCTCTATCAAGCTTGCCATTTTCTATTGCACCCTTTAGTTTTTTTCCTAATCCAACTTATCCCCTGCCAAAAACGACTTTCGCTCACATTGTTAACAAAGTTCCGGGACCATTATCTTATGGTACTGTCACGCTGCAATCAACCTCTGACGTGAGAGTCGCTCCAAATGTCAAATTCAACTACTATTCGAATTCAACTGACCTTGCTCATTGTGTTAGCGGCATGAAGAAGATTGGTGAATTCTTGAGCTCAGACGCATTAAAGCCATATAAAGTGGAAGATTTGCCGGGCATAGAAGGTTTTGATATTTTGGGTATACCTTTGCCAGAGGACCAGACAGATGATGCAGCCTTCGAAACATTTTGCCAGGTGGCAGTAGCGTCATATTGGCATTACCACGGTGGATGCCTTGTCGGGGAGGTGCTTGATGATGATTTCCGTGTGACAGGGATCAACGCATTACGCGTTGTTGATGGCTCCACATTCCCTTCCACACCAGCAAGCCATCCACAGGGCTTCTATCTGATGTTAGGGAG GTACGTGGGCTCTAAAATTCTGCAAGAAAGATTAGCTTCAGAGTAG